A genome region from Flavobacterium sp. CFS9 includes the following:
- a CDS encoding ankyrin repeat domain-containing protein, whose product MKNSIVYLGVALVAFANVSMASNHTTVVKPQLEVVNSFSTPLNVAVSKGDLDFVKKLLEYGADVNEMSEGLSPLMIAARYNKVDILKVLLAKGADASARNEKGFTALKYAELSNATEAIAILKGLK is encoded by the coding sequence ATGAAAAATTCAATCGTTTATTTAGGAGTAGCTTTAGTAGCATTTGCAAATGTTTCAATGGCATCAAATCACACAACAGTTGTGAAACCACAATTAGAGGTCGTAAACAGCTTTTCAACACCGCTAAATGTAGCAGTTAGTAAAGGAGATTTAGATTTCGTTAAAAAATTATTAGAATATGGAGCTGACGTAAACGAAATGTCAGAAGGTTTATCACCTTTAATGATCGCTGCACGTTATAACAAAGTAGATATTTTGAAAGTATTGTTGGCAAAAGGAGCAGATGCATCTGCTAGAAATGAGAAAGGTTTTACCGCTTTGAAATATGCAGAATTATCGAATGCAACAGAAGCAATAGCAATTTTAAAAGGTTTAAAATAA
- a CDS encoding prolyl oligopeptidase family serine peptidase: protein MTKNIFILAFFMLSVSGSSQTLKLEEIMKGEGFTGNQPTYGRWSLDGKKVYFEWNPTNELGANTYSWQKGAAKPTLVEPKEAAFSKLDFKRKPTSDVVYYSDKGGLYSYTISTKTVKKIIQQSTPVSNVELGAVTGVVFFEQNDNIFKYNAKEGTVLQLTNFKKGVKKEKTPDKESFLKTQQKELFQFVRDAAAKKQWNLAKSKAVKSDFAKEYFYGKDNFYNLKADPNGNFATFSLAEESDNKKEKMEVFITDDGYNQTPDTKEKVSTANLVKTKFGIYSVAKDTVYYVNFSTLSHIQDNPKYYETYDNLKNKAKEDRLIAAQAPVYNENGSAAIVEIRSQDNKDRWLVNLNLENGTFKEIEHQHDDAWIAGPGIPSYSFDSGVLGFLADNETIYFQSEATGYSHLYTYNLKSGKKTQLTTGNWEVRDVALSNDKKTFYLTTNTTHPGNRNFYKLLAAGGTLEPVLIKDGAHEVVVSPDEKSLLVRYSYKNIPWDFYIADNKKNASLQQISSSVSENFKAYKWREPEVITFKAQDGTPVNARLYTPKTENANKAAIIFVHGAGYLQNAHNYWSNYHREYMFHNLLTDLGYTVLDIDYRGSDGYGRDFRTGIYRFMGGKDLSDHLDGKKYLVEKYGIDANRVGIYGGSYGGFITLMGMLTAPGEFASGAALRSVTDWAHYNHGYTGNILNFPETDPEAFKKSSPIYYADNLKGNLVMLHGMVDDNVEYKDIVRLSQRFIELQKKNWSLASFPVEAHGFKETYSWIDEYSRILNLFNSTLLK from the coding sequence ATGACAAAAAACATTTTTATTCTTGCCTTTTTTATGCTATCGGTTTCGGGCAGTAGCCAAACTCTGAAATTAGAAGAAATAATGAAAGGAGAGGGCTTTACTGGAAATCAACCGACTTACGGACGCTGGTCTTTAGACGGTAAAAAAGTATATTTCGAATGGAACCCAACCAATGAACTAGGCGCAAATACCTATTCCTGGCAAAAAGGAGCAGCAAAACCAACTTTGGTCGAGCCAAAAGAAGCCGCTTTTTCTAAACTGGATTTTAAAAGAAAACCAACTTCAGACGTAGTGTATTACAGCGACAAAGGAGGTTTGTATTCGTATACCATCAGTACAAAAACAGTTAAGAAAATTATTCAGCAAAGTACCCCGGTTTCAAATGTTGAACTAGGCGCAGTTACAGGAGTTGTATTCTTCGAACAGAATGATAATATTTTTAAATACAATGCAAAAGAAGGAACCGTTTTGCAGTTAACCAACTTTAAAAAAGGAGTAAAAAAAGAAAAAACTCCTGATAAAGAATCCTTTTTAAAGACACAGCAAAAAGAATTGTTTCAGTTTGTGAGAGATGCTGCAGCCAAAAAGCAATGGAATCTTGCCAAAAGTAAAGCTGTTAAATCTGATTTTGCAAAAGAATATTTTTATGGAAAAGACAACTTTTACAATTTAAAAGCAGATCCGAACGGAAATTTTGCCACTTTTAGTTTGGCTGAAGAATCAGACAATAAAAAAGAAAAAATGGAGGTTTTTATAACAGATGACGGTTATAATCAAACTCCTGATACCAAAGAGAAAGTTTCGACAGCCAATCTGGTAAAGACTAAATTCGGAATTTACTCTGTTGCTAAAGACACCGTTTATTATGTTAATTTCTCGACTTTAAGTCATATTCAGGACAATCCGAAGTATTATGAAACGTACGATAATTTAAAAAATAAAGCCAAAGAAGATCGTTTAATTGCAGCTCAGGCTCCTGTGTATAACGAAAATGGTTCTGCAGCAATTGTTGAAATCAGAAGTCAGGACAACAAAGACAGATGGCTGGTGAATCTGAATCTTGAGAATGGGACGTTTAAAGAAATCGAACATCAGCATGACGATGCGTGGATCGCGGGGCCCGGAATTCCATCGTATTCATTTGATTCCGGAGTTTTAGGTTTTTTAGCAGACAATGAAACTATTTATTTCCAGTCTGAGGCAACTGGTTATTCACATTTGTATACTTATAATCTGAAGTCAGGTAAAAAGACTCAATTGACTACCGGAAATTGGGAAGTTCGCGATGTAGCTTTGTCTAATGATAAAAAGACATTTTATTTAACAACCAATACAACACATCCGGGAAACCGAAATTTCTATAAATTGCTTGCAGCAGGTGGTACTTTGGAACCAGTTTTAATCAAAGACGGCGCGCATGAAGTAGTCGTTTCTCCGGACGAGAAATCACTTTTAGTACGTTATTCGTATAAAAATATTCCATGGGATTTTTATATTGCTGACAATAAAAAGAATGCAAGTTTACAGCAAATATCCTCTTCAGTTTCCGAAAACTTTAAAGCATACAAATGGAGAGAACCGGAAGTAATCACTTTCAAAGCTCAGGACGGAACTCCGGTAAATGCCAGATTATATACTCCAAAAACAGAAAACGCCAACAAAGCGGCAATCATTTTTGTTCACGGAGCAGGTTATCTGCAAAATGCCCACAATTACTGGAGCAATTATCACAGAGAGTATATGTTTCATAATTTATTGACTGATTTGGGATATACTGTTTTGGATATAGATTACAGAGGAAGTGATGGTTATGGTCGTGATTTCAGAACCGGAATTTATCGTTTTATGGGAGGAAAAGATTTGTCGGATCATTTAGACGGGAAAAAATATTTGGTTGAGAAATATGGTATTGATGCTAACAGAGTGGGTATTTATGGAGGATCTTACGGCGGTTTCATCACTTTAATGGGAATGTTGACTGCTCCGGGTGAATTTGCCTCTGGTGCTGCCTTACGTTCTGTAACGGATTGGGCGCATTACAATCACGGATATACCGGAAACATTTTAAATTTTCCTGAAACAGATCCGGAAGCTTTCAAGAAAAGTTCTCCTATTTATTATGCCGATAATTTAAAAGGAAATTTAGTAATGTTACACGGAATGGTAGACGATAATGTGGAGTACAAAGACATTGTTCGTTTGTCTCAGCGTTTTATAGAACTTCAGAAAAAGAACTGGAGCTTGGCTTCATTTCCTGTGGAAGCACATGGATTTAAAGAAACTTATTCCTGGATTGACGAATACAGCAGAATCTTAAACTTGTTTAATTCGACATTGCTGAAATAG
- a CDS encoding phosphoribosylaminoimidazolesuccinocarboxamide synthase, which translates to MSNTITTTNFNFPNQKSVYRGKVREVYNINDDLLVMVATDRLSAFDVVLPKGIPYKGQILNQIATKFMELTQDIVPNWLVATPDPNVAVGHLCEPFKVEMVIRGYVSGHAAREYAAGRRQICGVTMAEGLKENDKFPEPIITPTTKADNGSHDEDISREDILAKGIVSEEDYLVLEKYTRALFQRGTEIAASRGLILVDTKYEFGKTKEGVIVLIDEIHTPDSSRYFYADGYQERQEKGEEQKQLSKEFVRRWLIENGFQGQEGQQIPDMSDEYIQSVSERYIELYENILGEKFVKADIDNIDQRINKNVLEYLSVK; encoded by the coding sequence ATGAGTAATACAATCACAACTACAAACTTCAATTTCCCAAATCAGAAATCGGTTTATCGCGGAAAAGTAAGAGAGGTTTACAACATCAATGACGATCTTTTAGTAATGGTAGCAACCGACAGACTTTCGGCTTTTGATGTGGTTTTACCGAAGGGAATTCCATATAAAGGACAAATTCTGAATCAGATTGCGACAAAGTTCATGGAGTTAACTCAGGATATTGTACCAAACTGGCTGGTTGCAACTCCGGACCCAAATGTAGCTGTGGGACATTTATGTGAGCCTTTTAAAGTAGAAATGGTGATTCGTGGTTATGTTTCAGGACACGCTGCACGTGAATACGCAGCCGGAAGGAGACAGATTTGCGGAGTTACTATGGCAGAAGGTTTAAAAGAGAACGATAAGTTTCCGGAACCTATTATTACACCAACTACAAAAGCAGATAACGGTTCTCATGATGAAGATATTTCACGCGAAGACATTTTGGCAAAAGGAATTGTTTCTGAAGAAGATTATCTTGTTTTAGAAAAATATACTCGTGCTCTGTTTCAAAGAGGTACTGAAATTGCAGCAAGCCGCGGTTTAATTTTAGTAGATACTAAATATGAATTCGGAAAAACAAAAGAAGGTGTAATCGTTTTAATTGATGAAATTCATACACCAGACTCTTCCCGTTACTTTTATGCCGATGGATATCAGGAAAGACAGGAAAAAGGAGAGGAGCAAAAGCAATTGTCCAAAGAATTTGTGCGTCGCTGGTTGATCGAGAACGGTTTTCAAGGGCAGGAAGGACAGCAAATTCCGGATATGTCAGACGAATACATTCAATCTGTTTCTGAAAGATATATTGAATTGTATGAAAATATTTTAGGCGAAAAATTCGTAAAGGCTGATATTGACAATATTGACCAGCGTATCAATAAAAATGTATTAGAATACCTTTCAGTAAAATAA
- a CDS encoding Cof-type HAD-IIB family hydrolase — translation MTKLKNIKVVVTDLDGTLLNPQHRISDYTKSIFQELHHQNYLIIVATGRHHLDAMAIIETLEVPVYLVSSNGARIHSPKKEELFAFDLKSDVVKAALNVEIDPEITVVLFKENVWQTNRVNERLNAFQAELKYRPELVDYKTLEDFAAIKIFFSHENHEKLVALKEAILANSSSDLHHAFSLPTCLEFMDKSVDKAVAIQRVLEKEGFSLEEAVSFGDGFNDVQMLESTGKGLIMGNAPALLKETLPNLEVIKTNAEDGVANYIASKILNKEFVMD, via the coding sequence ATGACAAAGCTTAAAAATATAAAAGTTGTAGTAACCGATTTAGACGGAACCTTACTCAACCCTCAACACAGAATATCAGATTATACCAAATCCATTTTTCAGGAACTCCACCATCAAAATTATCTTATTATCGTAGCTACAGGCCGTCATCATCTGGATGCTATGGCTATTATTGAAACGCTTGAAGTTCCGGTTTATCTCGTGAGCTCAAACGGAGCAAGAATTCATTCTCCTAAAAAAGAAGAGCTTTTTGCGTTCGATTTAAAAAGCGATGTGGTAAAAGCGGCATTAAATGTCGAGATTGATCCTGAAATCACAGTGGTTCTGTTCAAAGAAAACGTTTGGCAGACCAATAGAGTTAATGAACGATTAAATGCTTTTCAAGCCGAATTAAAATACCGTCCTGAATTGGTAGATTATAAAACCCTGGAAGATTTTGCAGCCATTAAAATTTTCTTCTCGCATGAGAATCACGAAAAACTGGTAGCCCTAAAAGAGGCGATTTTGGCAAATTCATCCAGTGATTTACACCATGCATTTAGCTTGCCAACCTGTTTGGAATTCATGGACAAATCGGTTGATAAAGCCGTAGCGATTCAACGTGTTTTAGAAAAAGAGGGATTTTCTTTGGAAGAAGCAGTTTCTTTTGGTGACGGTTTCAATGATGTACAAATGTTAGAATCAACAGGGAAAGGTTTGATTATGGGGAATGCTCCGGCCTTACTAAAAGAAACTTTACCAAATCTGGAAGTAATTAAAACCAATGCAGAAGACGGTGTTGCCAATTACATCGCTTCTAAGATTTTGAATAAAGAATTCGTAATGGATTAA
- a CDS encoding GNAT family N-acetyltransferase, producing the protein MIDKVEISEYKDLMNVWQSSVKATHFFLKDEDFEFYKTIIPGFFDHVTLHCIKNSAKEIVGFMGTSDENLEMLFVSANEIGKGIGKTLLKYAIEHLSVIKVDVNKDNVEALNFYKHFGFEVKSMSDLDGCGKPYPILHLELTNSEVNGNTI; encoded by the coding sequence ATGATTGATAAAGTAGAAATTAGTGAGTACAAAGATTTGATGAATGTTTGGCAATCTTCTGTCAAAGCAACACATTTTTTTTTAAAAGATGAAGATTTTGAATTTTACAAAACAATAATTCCTGGTTTTTTTGATCATGTAACATTGCATTGTATTAAGAATAGTGCAAAGGAGATTGTTGGGTTTATGGGCACGAGTGATGAAAATCTGGAAATGTTGTTTGTTTCGGCAAATGAGATTGGAAAAGGGATTGGAAAAACTCTTTTAAAGTATGCAATTGAGCATTTAAGTGTAATAAAAGTTGATGTTAACAAAGACAATGTTGAAGCTTTGAATTTCTACAAACATTTTGGTTTTGAAGTAAAATCGATGTCTGATTTAGACGGTTGCGGTAAACCGTATCCTATTTTACATTTGGAATTAACCAATAGCGAAGTGAACGGGAATACAATTTAA
- a CDS encoding PhoH family protein produces the protein MNERIIELIDIAPKDFWGAQDTHLEIIKKYYPKLKIVARGTTLKAFGEKEVLDEFEKRFQRLMLHFTRYNNIDDNVIERVIMSDGQDEKKAYDHDKILVHGVGGKIIKAMTPNQQLLVDTIKKNDMVFAVGPAGTGKTYTGVAMAVKALKDKEVKRIILTRPAVEAGENLGFLPGDMKEKLDPYMQPLYDALRDMLPNEKLEDYILKGIIQIAPLAFMRGRTLDNAFVILDEAQNTTHSQMKMFLTRMGKNAKFMITGDPGQVDLPRRTISGLKEALLVLKDIEGIGIIYLDDKDIVRHRLVKKVIDAYKQIENHD, from the coding sequence TTGAACGAAAGAATTATTGAGCTCATAGACATCGCTCCAAAAGACTTTTGGGGTGCTCAGGATACGCATCTTGAAATCATTAAAAAGTATTACCCAAAGCTTAAAATAGTAGCGAGAGGGACCACTTTGAAGGCATTTGGCGAGAAAGAAGTTTTAGATGAATTCGAAAAAAGATTCCAGAGGCTTATGCTTCATTTTACCCGATACAATAACATTGATGATAATGTGATCGAAAGGGTAATTATGAGTGATGGACAAGATGAAAAAAAAGCATACGATCATGACAAAATATTAGTTCATGGTGTTGGCGGTAAAATCATTAAAGCCATGACGCCTAACCAGCAGTTACTGGTAGATACCATCAAAAAAAATGATATGGTATTTGCCGTTGGACCTGCCGGAACCGGAAAAACGTACACGGGTGTTGCCATGGCGGTAAAAGCGCTTAAAGACAAAGAAGTAAAAAGGATCATATTGACCCGACCGGCGGTAGAAGCAGGTGAAAACCTGGGATTTTTACCCGGCGATATGAAAGAAAAACTCGATCCTTACATGCAGCCTCTTTATGATGCCTTGCGCGACATGCTTCCTAACGAAAAACTAGAGGATTACATTTTAAAAGGAATTATTCAGATTGCACCATTAGCCTTTATGCGTGGACGCACACTTGATAATGCCTTTGTAATTTTAGATGAGGCGCAGAATACGACACATTCGCAAATGAAAATGTTCCTGACCCGTATGGGTAAAAACGCCAAATTTATGATTACGGGTGATCCCGGACAGGTCGATTTGCCACGCAGAACTATTTCCGGTCTGAAAGAAGCGCTTTTGGTACTGAAAGACATTGAAGGTATCGGAATTATTTATCTCGATGATAAGGATATTGTACGCCACCGATTAGTCAAAAAAGTAATTGACGCTTACAAGCAGATCGAAAATCACGACTAA
- a CDS encoding DUF1801 domain-containing protein: MKQLDDFYLKQEEPGKGVFLALKEIILRQDKEITHVLKYGMPFFCYKGKMFCYLWMHKKYKKPYIGMVEGKHFDEPFLLQEARSRMKIMLFEPEKDLPVERIEQIIEQALHLYKTGIIKV, from the coding sequence ATGAAACAACTAGATGATTTCTACCTAAAACAAGAGGAACCTGGGAAAGGAGTCTTTTTGGCCTTAAAAGAGATTATCTTAAGACAGGACAAAGAGATTACTCATGTTTTAAAATACGGGATGCCTTTCTTCTGTTATAAAGGGAAAATGTTCTGTTATTTGTGGATGCATAAAAAATACAAAAAGCCCTATATTGGAATGGTAGAAGGAAAACACTTTGATGAACCTTTTTTACTTCAGGAAGCCCGATCGAGAATGAAAATTATGCTTTTTGAGCCTGAAAAAGATTTACCCGTAGAAAGAATCGAACAAATTATAGAACAAGCTCTCCATTTATACAAAACCGGAATTATTAAAGTTTGA
- a CDS encoding SRPBCC family protein produces MKILKRILIVLILIVAIVLIAANFMPKTYAIEREITINKPVDSVFKYVRSLKNQNEFSVWANLDPKMKSTYKGTDGDVGSVSAWESTVKEVGEGEQEITKITEGKRIDFALRFKKPMDDTAVGFMSTETAPGNQTKVKWGISGVIPYPMNIMLPMMKMDQMIGNDLQKGLENLKAKMEE; encoded by the coding sequence ATGAAGATCCTAAAAAGAATTCTAATTGTTTTAATCCTGATCGTCGCTATTGTTCTGATTGCGGCCAATTTTATGCCTAAAACTTATGCCATAGAAAGAGAAATCACCATTAACAAACCTGTTGACAGTGTCTTCAAATATGTCAGATCTCTAAAAAATCAAAATGAATTTAGTGTCTGGGCCAATCTTGATCCCAAAATGAAATCTACTTATAAAGGAACCGATGGAGATGTAGGTTCAGTTTCTGCCTGGGAAAGCACAGTAAAAGAAGTTGGTGAAGGAGAACAGGAAATCACAAAAATTACGGAAGGAAAACGCATTGACTTTGCTTTACGTTTCAAAAAACCAATGGACGATACGGCTGTAGGTTTTATGTCGACAGAAACTGCACCGGGAAATCAAACAAAAGTAAAATGGGGAATCAGCGGTGTCATTCCATATCCAATGAATATTATGCTGCCGATGATGAAAATGGATCAAATGATTGGCAATGACCTGCAGAAAGGTCTGGAGAACTTAAAAGCCAAAATGGAAGAATAA